AGCTTATAACTAATAATCATAAGGTTCATATTTTGAGTGTATACTGTACCAATAATATATTAACTAAATATTAACATttcaaaacaaacaataataattattttatttatgcacttgagtaaaattttaatgtttatatcttatatgttttctatttttaacaCTTTTTATATGCAGCTTTATTGTagttttttaaggaaaatatagataaaaattaaaaggctTTCAAAGAGCGCGCCCTATGTAAGATGTCAACACAGGCGCTGCCATACCGCTCAACTCCAACAACCTCTTTGTAGTATTTTAATGGAGTCTACCTAATCAGTACTTGCTAGAGTTAGATCTAGATTAGTAGATCTTCTACATGTATTTTGAGGCAGTGCACCCAGCTCGAGGCTACTCAACCGTATCAGGTGACGTTGGGCTCTGAAAATAACGTAATAGAGCGATTTTCTCCAATACTCTGGCAGCGCTAATACCACGACCAGTTGTTGTGGACGAGGAAATCCGCTCTGGCGTTTTAAATAGAATACTTGGCAGTCGCACTGCGGTCACACTACTTGTTCTCAAAAGTGTAAATTCTGGAAAATAACACGGATACTATCGGCGATGAACAAAGATCCCTAccgaggcggaggcggagtcGGAGGAGGGGGCGGAGGCGGTGGCCACCAGGACGGGAGCGGAGCGGCAGGCGTGTCCATCAGCATCGAGAGCGACGACAATGAGTCAACTACTGCGGAACACGACTACCTGCTAcccgcctcctcctcgtcgaTGACCTCTGCAGGGGGCGGTGGCGGAGTTGGTGGGGGAATGGCCAACACCAGCATCAGCCTGGATCACGGCCCGGTGCCCACGgcgcgcagcagcagcctgaGTGGTGCTGCCTCCCGCCACGGTAACATCCTGTCCTCCTTCCTGGCCCGCCAGCGATCGTACACACcggccagcaacagcagctcgCCAGTACGGGCGACAACACAGATGAACCGTCGGCTGCAACAGTCCCGCAGCATGAGCGCCAATGCTGGCAGCTTGGAGGAGCCGCCCATCGGAGGAGGAGCTGACCCTGGAGCTGTCCCAGGAGCTTCACCCGGTACAGCAGCTAGTGTGCGACAGCTGGGCTTTTGGCGTGTCAACCTCAACGACGTCTTCTCGCTTTCCACGGCACCGTCCACGGAGGCTCTGCGCTCCTTTATCACACATTCCAACTTCAGGTATCCGGCCgcagcggctgctgcagctgcagtgGCAGCTACATCGCCTGCCGTTCCATTTCGAGCCGCTGTTCCCGAGGACAACGCACACATACTGCtcggccagcagcaacagcctgTGTCGGAGCCCGTCAGTTCACCGCTTCGCTTTGGCCGCGTGGGAACGGGAGCTGCAGCGGGACCCAGCGCAGCTATGGGCAGGAGCATCTCCCTGCGCGAGGGAGAGATGCGGCACAATCACCACGGCCTTAATGGGAGCCGGCACAATGCCAGCGTCATTGGACTACACAGCAATCCGGTGGCATTTGAGGAAAACGAGGCAAATAATAGCCTGGAACTTGGCAACGGCGATGGCAGTGGTAGTGAGAACGGAGGAGGCGGCGGGAACATCGGAGCGGGAGCCAATGGCCCGCCTGAGCCCCATGAGCATCAGGCTGAGGACGAGCATCTCATTTCCGACGACATGGTAGTGCAGATCCTAAGCCACTTTGTGCGCTATCTGCCGCTGATCTTTATACTGCTCATCAAGTTCATACACGACCATCTTCTGGGCATTGTGGATCTCCTGGTCCTTCAAACGGTGATGTACAATGTGAACCGATCGGTGCGGAACCAGGTGGCCCGACTTGCTCAAAAGAACTACGCTGTCATGGTGAGGGACGCCTGCCTGATTGCAGTGGTGGTCACGGTTCGTCTGTTCCTGGCCGGTGCTCCGCCGAATCCATTCGGTCTAATTGTGCCGCCACCCAGGGATTACTTTAGAGGGGATGCCACCACAAGGCCTTTCCACACGGGGCTCTCCAATGTAGGAGACGAGCTGCCGGACGGTCCCACATCGTCATCGTCTTCATCGGCAGATAATAACAATAAGAATCTGGTGATTCCCCTAGGCATGATGCTCTACTACATTGCTGTGAGCGATCTCATCCTCAAGCTGCTTACTATGCTGATAAAACTGGGAATCACCATGTTGCCGCATCCCCTAATGCGCCTCAAAGTGCGGGTGAGTCATGGGATTGTTACTTAATCTTTAGTTTAATGTTGCTGCAATTCCTTTTATCGCAGAGCAAACATATATTATACGTTTGTGGTGGTATTCACTGTTTTGATTAGCCACAATGACGCATTAATATATGTTCCGATTGACTGCAATTCaggattttttatttctgcGAACTTTCCATAGAACTCGATATTTCGGCAGTTGCATTTTCAGTATAGTGATTAAGCAGAACTaattgcttatttatttatgatccCTTCTTCCAGAGCTCTTTGTTTCGATTACTGTGATTCCCCTAATAAtatatgtttacaaatattcCCATTCGCAGGCCCGACTTTATGTG
Above is a genomic segment from Drosophila kikkawai strain 14028-0561.14 chromosome 3R, DkikHiC1v2, whole genome shotgun sequence containing:
- the LOC108084613 gene encoding E3 ubiquitin-protein ligase RNFT1 — its product is MNKDPYRGGGGVGGGGGGGGHQDGSGAAGVSISIESDDNESTTAEHDYLLPASSSSMTSAGGGGGVGGGMANTSISLDHGPVPTARSSSLSGAASRHGNILSSFLARQRSYTPASNSSSPVRATTQMNRRLQQSRSMSANAGSLEEPPIGGGADPGAVPGASPGTAASVRQLGFWRVNLNDVFSLSTAPSTEALRSFITHSNFRYPAAAAAAAAVAATSPAVPFRAAVPEDNAHILLGQQQQPVSEPVSSPLRFGRVGTGAAAGPSAAMGRSISLREGEMRHNHHGLNGSRHNASVIGLHSNPVAFEENEANNSLELGNGDGSGSENGGGGGNIGAGANGPPEPHEHQAEDEHLISDDMVVQILSHFVRYLPLIFILLIKFIHDHLLGIVDLLVLQTVMYNVNRSVRNQVARLAQKNYAVMVRDACLIAVVVTVRLFLAGAPPNPFGLIVPPPRDYFRGDATTRPFHTGLSNVGDELPDGPTSSSSSSADNNNKNLVIPLGMMLYYIAVSDLILKLLTMLIKLGITMLPHPLMRLKVRARLYVLVEYISQFYRATAPITQWFLFLYESYSGLEVVSGGLFSALYLGAKVFELVERGKSLRKAIVTFRKNIDSERPPTKDELDAAGALCPICHDAFNTPIVLECGHIFCDECVQTWFKREQTCPMCRAKVSDDPAWQDGSTTFFHQLY